The Cellulomonas oligotrophica sequence CGTCGTCGCGGCCGTGCTCGCGGTGCTGTTCGGCCAGGTCATGTTCCTCGGTCACGACGCCGCGCACCGGCAGATCTTCGAGTCGGGCCGCTGGAACGACTGGGCCAGCCTGGTCATCGCGAACCTGTACGCGGGCATGAGCTACGGGTGGTGGCAGCACAAGCACTCGCGCCACCACGCCAAGCCGAACCAGGTCGGTGCCGACCCGGACATCAAGACGGGAGCGCTGGTCTTCCACACCGAGGACCTGAAGGAGCCCCGCTCGGGCCTGGTCGGCTGGTTCACGGCGCGGCAGGGCTGGCTGTTCTTCCCGCTGCTGCTGCTCGAGGGCCTCAACCTGCACATCTCGGGGATCAAGACGATCTTCGGCCGCGGCCCGGTCAAGCGGCGCCCGGTGGAGATCGCGTTCGTGACGCTGCGCCTCGGCGGGTACCTGGCGCTGGTGTTCTGGCTGCTGCCCGTCGGCATGGCGTTCGCGTTCCTGGGCGTGCAGCTCGGGCTGTTCGGCCTGTACATGGGGGCGGTGTTCGCGCCCAACCACAAGGGCATGCCCATCGTGCCGCCGGACTCGCGCATCGACTTCCTGCGCCGCCAGGTGCTCATGAGCCGCAACGTGCGCGGCGGCCGGGCCACGGACCTGTTCATGGGCGGCCTGAACTACCAGGTCGAGCACCACCTCTTCCCGTCGATGCCGCGCCCGAACCTGCGCAAGGTGCAGCCGGCGGTCAAGGCGTTCTGCGCCGAGCACGGCATCAGCTACACCGAGACGGGTCTGCTGCGCTCGTACCGGATCGTCGTCGAGCACCTCAACCGCGTCGGCCTGGCGGCCCGCGACCCGTTCCAGTGCCCCCTGACCGCGGAGTACCGCTCGGCCCGTTGACGCAGCGGCACGCGAAAGGGCTGGGTCGCGCGCGTCCGGTCCGGGACGATGACGCCCATGGGTGACGTCGTGCCGGACCAGGTGCTGGCGGCGCGGTCCGTCGCGGCGCTGGTCGCAGCGTGCGCGGCGGGTGGCGTGCCGCGGTTCGTGCACTTCTGGGGCCACCGGCCGCGGCCCGACGGGGCGCTCGGGCGGGGCTGCTTCAGCCAGTGGTGGCCGTCGCCGTTCCAGGTCGACGGGCGCACGTTCGCGTCGGCCGAGCACTGGATGATGTGGCGCAAGGCCGTGCTGTTCGACGACACGGAGCGGGCGGAGCAGGTGCTGACCGCCCGCTCCCCCGCGCACGCCAAGGCCCTGGGGCGCGAGGTCCGGGGGTTCGACGAGGACGTGTGGGCCGCGCACCGGTGGCACGTGGTCGTCGAGGGCTCGGTCGCCAAGTTCGACGCCGACGATGCCCTGCGCGCCTACCTGCTGGGCACCGGGTCGCGGGTGCTGGTCGAGGCGTCGCCCGTGGACCGCGTGTGGGGCGCGGGGCTGACGGCCGACCACCCGGACGCGGACGTGCCGGCACGGTGGCGCGGGCTGAACCTGCTCGGGTTCGCGCTCATGGAGGCCCGCGCGGTGCTGGCGGCACGCGCAGCAGGGCGGATCGGTGGGACCTCGGTGCGGTCGCGCGGGGGTGGCGCCCGTTAGCGTGTCCGCCGTGGGCTGGCTCCAGGTGGTGTGCATCGGTCTCGTCGTCGTCGCGACGGTCGTCGGCGTCGGCGTGTTCACGCGCGGCGTCGTCGTCATCGTGCGGACGATCCGCGTGGGACGGCCGCTGCCGGGGCGGTGGTCGCCGGCGGGCGCGCGGCTGCGGACCCTGGCGCGCGAGGTGCTCGGGCACGAGCGGTTCCGGCAGCGGCCGGCGGTGCGGGCGGCGCACTGGGTGGTGATGCTGTCGTTCCCGGTGCTGTTCCTCACGCTGCTCACCGGGTACGGGCAGCTCGTCGACCCGGCCTACGGGCTGCCGCTGATCGGGCACTGGGTGCCCGTCGAGTGGGCCGTCGAGGCGTTCGCGTGGCTGGGCCTCGTCGCCATCGCCGGCCTGGTGGTGCTGCGGGTGCGGACCCGGCCGCGGGCGTCGCAGCCGGACGCCGAGCAGCGCCGGTCGCGGTTCTTCGGGTCGAACTTCGCGTGGGCGTACGTCGTCGAGGCGACGATCCTGCTGGTCGTCGTCGCCGTGGTGCTGCTGCGCGGGCTGGAGTACGCCCTCGCCGTGCAGGACGGCGAGCCGTGGGCGAGCGCCCTGCACTTCCCGCTGACCGCGTGGTTCGGGCAGGCGTGGGTCGGTGCGGACCGGGCCACGCTCGAGGCGTGGGTGCTGGTCGTCGCGACCGTGAAGATCCTCGTGTCGATGTCCTGGTTCGTGGTCGTCGGCCTGCAGCCCACGATGGGCGTGGCGTGGCACCGGTTCCTCGCCGTCGTCAACGTGTACGCCCGGCGTGAGCCCGACGGCGGCCCGGCGCTCGGGCCGCTGACCCCGCTGCGCGACGGCGACGGGAACCCCCTCGACCTGACGGCGGTGGACGACCTGCCGGACGACGTGCGCCTGGGCGTCGGCGCGGTCGAGGACCTGCCGTGGAAGGGCCTGCTCGACGTCGCCACGTGCACCGAGTGCGGGCGCTGCCAGGACCAGTGCCCCGCGTGGGCGACCGGCAAGCCGCTGAGCCCCAAGCTCCTCACCCTCGCGCTGCGCGACCACGCGGCCGCGACCGCCCCGTACGTGCGCGCCGCCCGCGCCGCCGGCGCCACCGACGAGGCGCAGGTCGACCCGCACCTGGGCGTCGACCTCGTCGCGTCGGGCGTGATCGACCCCGACGTGCTGTGGTCGTGCACCACCTGCGGGGCGTGCGTGCAGCAGTGCCCGGTCGACATCGAGCACGTCGACACGATCGTCGACATCCGCCGCTACCAGTCGCTGATGGAGTCCGCGTTCCCCGCCGAGCTGGGCGGCACGTTCACCAAGATGGAGCGGCGCGGCAACCCGTGGGGGCTGCCCGCCCGCCAGCGCCTCGACTGGGCCAAGGGCCTGGACTTCGACGTGCCCGTGGTCGGGACGGACGTCGAGTCCGCCGCGGACGTCGACTGGCTCTTCTGGGTCGGCTGCGCGGGCGCCTTCGAGGACCGCGCCAAGCGCACCACCCGCGCCGTGGCCGAGCTGCTGCACGCCGCGGGCGTCACGTTCGCGGTGCTCGGCGACGGGGAGACCTGCACCGGCGACCCCGCCCGGCGCGCCGGCAACGAGGCGCTCTACCAGATGCTCGCGGCGCAGAACGTGGAGACGCTGAACGAGGTGGGCGCGCAGCGCATCGTCGTGACCTGTGCGCACTGCTTCAACACGATCTCGCGCGAGTACCCCGCCGCGGGCGGCCGCTACGAGGTGCTGCACCACACCCAGCTGCTTGACACCCTCGTCGCCGAGGGCCGGCTGCGGTTCGCCCCCGGCACCGGCGACGACGGCACGGGCACCACCGTGACCTACCACGACCCCTGCTACCTGGGCCGCCACAACCAGGTCTACACCCCGCCGCGCGACCTGCTCGCCGCCGCCGGGGTCACGGTCGCCGAGATGCCGCGCAACCGCGAGACGTCGTTCTGCTGCGGCGCCGGCGGTGCGCGCATGTGGATGGAGGAGACCATCGGCGAGCGCATCGGCACGGTCCGCGCGGCCGAGGCCGTCGCCACCGGCGCGAGCGCCATCGCCACCGCCTGCCCGTTCTGCACGGTCATGATCGGCGACGGCGTCGCGGCGCACGCCCGCGCGTCGGCCCCCGACGACGCGGTGCCGGCAGCCGCCCCGGTCCCTGCGCAGGTCGGCGTCCCCGAGGTCGCCGACATCGCCGTCCTCCTGCGCGACCGGCTCGACCGGACCTGACCCGGGCGACGGCGCGCGGCACCGACCCCGCGGGCGCGCGCCGAGCACCCGGGACCCCTACCGTGGCGGTGCAGGACGGCCCAGCCGGGGGGAGAAGGCCGATGGTGCGACCGCCGTTGCGCGTGCTCGTGGTGCTGCAGGACCACCGTGCCGCCGGGCACGCCGCGCAGGTGCTGCGCGGCGCCGGTGCGGACGTGGTGACGGTCGCGGACCCGGCGCACGCACCCACCGCCGCCGCGGCCGGCGACCCCGACGTCGTCGTCGCAGACGCCGACCTGCTCACCCGGGCGGGTCGGGTCGTCGAGACGGTGCGCACGCAGGCGCCGGACGCCGCGGTGCTCCTGCTGACCGACCGGCTCGACGTCGAGGGAGCGCTCACCGCGCTGCGGCACGGTGCGCAGGACCTGCTCGTCGCTCCCGTCGACGGACCCGCGCTCGTCGCCGCCGTCGAGCGGCTCGGCGCACGGGCACGCGGCGCGCGCTCCCGCACCCGGCGCGCGGTGGTCCTCGCGGTCGGAGCGCACCCGGACGACGTCGAGATCGGGGTCGGCGGCACGCTCGCCGCACACCGGGCACGCGGGGACGCGGTGGTGGTCCTGACGCTCTCGCGCGGGGCCCGGGGCGGTGAGGCCGCCGTGCGCGAGGCCGAGGCCGTCGCGGCCGCGGAGCTGCTCGGGGCGCGGCTGTTCCTGCGC is a genomic window containing:
- a CDS encoding (Fe-S)-binding protein, coding for MGWLQVVCIGLVVVATVVGVGVFTRGVVVIVRTIRVGRPLPGRWSPAGARLRTLAREVLGHERFRQRPAVRAAHWVVMLSFPVLFLTLLTGYGQLVDPAYGLPLIGHWVPVEWAVEAFAWLGLVAIAGLVVLRVRTRPRASQPDAEQRRSRFFGSNFAWAYVVEATILLVVVAVVLLRGLEYALAVQDGEPWASALHFPLTAWFGQAWVGADRATLEAWVLVVATVKILVSMSWFVVVGLQPTMGVAWHRFLAVVNVYARREPDGGPALGPLTPLRDGDGNPLDLTAVDDLPDDVRLGVGAVEDLPWKGLLDVATCTECGRCQDQCPAWATGKPLSPKLLTLALRDHAAATAPYVRAARAAGATDEAQVDPHLGVDLVASGVIDPDVLWSCTTCGACVQQCPVDIEHVDTIVDIRRYQSLMESAFPAELGGTFTKMERRGNPWGLPARQRLDWAKGLDFDVPVVGTDVESAADVDWLFWVGCAGAFEDRAKRTTRAVAELLHAAGVTFAVLGDGETCTGDPARRAGNEALYQMLAAQNVETLNEVGAQRIVVTCAHCFNTISREYPAAGGRYEVLHHTQLLDTLVAEGRLRFAPGTGDDGTGTTVTYHDPCYLGRHNQVYTPPRDLLAAAGVTVAEMPRNRETSFCCGAGGARMWMEETIGERIGTVRAAEAVATGASAIATACPFCTVMIGDGVAAHARASAPDDAVPAAAPVPAQVGVPEVADIAVLLRDRLDRT
- a CDS encoding NADAR family protein, yielding MGDVVPDQVLAARSVAALVAACAAGGVPRFVHFWGHRPRPDGALGRGCFSQWWPSPFQVDGRTFASAEHWMMWRKAVLFDDTERAEQVLTARSPAHAKALGREVRGFDEDVWAAHRWHVVVEGSVAKFDADDALRAYLLGTGSRVLVEASPVDRVWGAGLTADHPDADVPARWRGLNLLGFALMEARAVLAARAAGRIGGTSVRSRGGGAR
- a CDS encoding fatty acid desaturase family protein — its product is MSSEAAGSVRERQVSTFTALARTVQESGLMRRRYGYYWTTFAVLTALIAATFAAFVMIGPSWWQLVVAAVLAVLFGQVMFLGHDAAHRQIFESGRWNDWASLVIANLYAGMSYGWWQHKHSRHHAKPNQVGADPDIKTGALVFHTEDLKEPRSGLVGWFTARQGWLFFPLLLLEGLNLHISGIKTIFGRGPVKRRPVEIAFVTLRLGGYLALVFWLLPVGMAFAFLGVQLGLFGLYMGAVFAPNHKGMPIVPPDSRIDFLRRQVLMSRNVRGGRATDLFMGGLNYQVEHHLFPSMPRPNLRKVQPAVKAFCAEHGISYTETGLLRSYRIVVEHLNRVGLAARDPFQCPLTAEYRSAR
- a CDS encoding PIG-L family deacetylase, which encodes MVRPPLRVLVVLQDHRAAGHAAQVLRGAGADVVTVADPAHAPTAAAAGDPDVVVADADLLTRAGRVVETVRTQAPDAAVLLLTDRLDVEGALTALRHGAQDLLVAPVDGPALVAAVERLGARARGARSRTRRAVVLAVGAHPDDVEIGVGGTLAAHRARGDAVVVLTLSRGARGGEAAVREAEAVAAAELLGARLFLRDLPDTALGTSGATLAAVEEVVAEVRPDVVYTHGAHDRHQDHRAVHEATVVAARRVPFVACYQSPSSTVDFRPTSYATIDGHVETKLALLRCYASQSAVRVYLDPALVVATARYWSRLGDGDAVEPLEVVRDVTPAHAVATTRSTAAAPTAEV